The proteins below come from a single Harpia harpyja isolate bHarHar1 chromosome 2, bHarHar1 primary haplotype, whole genome shotgun sequence genomic window:
- the LOC128134332 gene encoding coiled-coil domain-containing protein 81-like codes for MAKDLFLRPHLSPTTEKLKSTEFVKIWASTSCYLSQQLALHQVGLTSFSSPHILTKVDEVLTDLCHGVQLVCPSFERRNNAPARPCNAQMCNGPPPLSIRMYNKAVRIPGLGTFVVVRERVVSKEKDPVVVERPVFHLANAIARDHGLRYGCIDIPGHQHFEQLPYAQIASDNAVSEGTVQLCVERTMRLFRVCLENRDNVALVWRDVGMLIIQGRDVKMRFYTDFLKRLNGTDQMLQAVLEMPEMRDSVISRHDTAASQTSSGRVVVLPGYKLETVPKMPTVKADLTGHVKATPEKGWGKGDGSGKKEDLAEQRLLRRARLSPKRLPAATVKSEQGQKAEGREPRARQLPAIQGSSLKEKEEKEKQKLIPLVEPRTVDFIARAIERREKNKHLKRKEKLPEHIQKYLDKEEKEKTDTAEQAPVSPSTSTETGDSSPDLLETRDSSPDLLETMMEEWEEAGGEPPTVCEDDTVPPKRSLSPRTRQALRQVVTCILGQVTRKRRGQRDDQTDLQDKLKCELAVLQWRRLGQEACSSPQLREAGPQPAPPARAGKRRAGPAQPRVCTEEEGRKLWDSLRKKCQQKARAKVAPPKAWKDKREPWEAQVLQAVKNNEEKSIPVLRGAKGSCVRGTPEWWGEGRKGPSAGDEESPEDKLSLCLLESSPLKR; via the exons ATGGCAAAAGACCTCTTCTTGCGGCCTCACTTGTCTCCAACAACTGAGAAGCTCAAGAGTACTG AGTTCGTCAAGATTTGGGCCAGCACGTCATGCTACCTCAGCCAACAGCTGGCTCTCCACCAGGTGGGActtacctccttctcctcccctcacaTCCTGACGAAGGTTGATGAAGTCCTGACAGACCTTTGCCATGGAGTGCAACTGGTTTGCCCCTCCTTTGAAAGACGGAACAATGCCCCAGCACGACCCTGCAACGCACAGATGTGCAACGGACCACCTCCTCTGTCCATTCGGATGTACAATAAG GCTGTCCGCATTCCTGGACTTGGGACTTTTGTGGTTGTCAGAGAGCGAGTAGTCAGCAAGGAGAAGGATCCGGTGGTTGTGGAGAGACCCGTGTTTCATCTTGCGAACGCTATCGCGCGGGACCATGGCCTCCGATATGGTTGCATAGACATTCCTG gtCATCAACATTTTGAGCAACTGCCATACGCTCAGATAGCCTCAGACAACGCTGTCTCTGAGGGCACGGTGCAGCTCTGCGTGGAAAGGACCATGCGTCTTTTCCGTGTCTGCCTCGAGAACAGGGATAACGTTGCCCTCGTTTGGAGGGACGTGGGCATGCTGATCATccagggaagagacgtaaaaatgagattttacacAGACTTTCTGAAAAGGCTGAATGGGACTGACCAGATGTTGCAAGCTGTTCTCGag ATGCCAGAGATGAGGGACTCGGTCATCTCACGCCATgacactgctgcttcccagacCTCTTCTGGGCGTGTTGTCGTCCTACCGGG GTACAAGCTTGAGACCGTGCCTAAAATGCCAACAGTGAAAGCAGACCTGACAGGACATGTGAAGGCCACcccagagaagggctggggaaaaggtGATGGCAGTGGAAAGAAAG AGGACCTTGCCGAGCAGCGCCTCCTTCGTCGAGCAAGGCTTTCTCCAAAGCGGTTACCTGCAGCGACTGTAAAGTCAGAGCAGGGTCAGaaagctgaggggagggagcCTCGCGCCAG GCAGCTACCGGCCATCCAGGGGAGCTccttgaaggaaaaggaggagaaagagaaacagaaactaattCCTCTGGTCGAACCCCGAACAGTAGACTTCATTGCCAGAGCtattgagaggagagaaaag AATAAACacttgaagaggaaggagaagcttccagaacacatccagaaatacttggataaagaggaaaaggagaaaacaga TACCGCTGAGCAAGCACCAGTCAGCCCCTCAACTAGCACGGAGACGGGGGACTCCAGCCCCGACCTCCTGGAGACGAGGGACTCCAGCCCCGACCTCCTGGAGACGATgatggaggagtgggaagaggccGGAGGCGAGCCACCCACAGTCTGCGAGGACGACACTGTCCCCCCTAAGCG gagcCTTTCCCCACGGACACGCCAGGCCCTGCGGCAGGTGGTGACGTGCATCCTGGGGCAGGTCACCCGCAAGCGCAGGGGGCAGAGGGATGACCAGACGGATCTGCAGGACAAGCTCAAGTG cgagctggcagtgctgcagtggcGTCGGTTGGGGCAAGAGGCAtgcagcagcccacagctgcGGGAAGCTGGACCCCAACCTGCACCCCCTGctagggcagggaagaggagggcaggacCG GCGCAGCCCCGTGTGTGCACGGAGGAGGAAGGACGCAAGCTCTGGGACTCCTTGCGCAAGAAGTgccagcagaaggcaagggcaaaaGTGGCACCCCCGAAGGCTTGGAAAGACAAGCGAGAGCCATGGGAGGCCCAGGTGCTGCAGGCGGtgaaaaacaatgaggaaaagagtATTCCTGTCCTGCGGGGAGCCAAG GGCTCCTGCGTTCGTGGCACTCCAgagtggtggggagagggcagaAAAGGGCCATCCGCGGGGGATGAGGAGAGCCCAGAGGACAAGCTGAGTCTCTGCCTTTTGGAGTCCTCACCTCTGAAAAGGTGA